One genomic window of Caballeronia sp. SBC1 includes the following:
- a CDS encoding MerR family transcriptional regulator: protein MNQVDESETPRFRSGAVARRANMPVATLRIWERRYEVAPSAKTDTGHRLYSEEDVKRIVLLKVLVNLGHAIGSIAKLNIEQLKEIAGHAEADMRGPPGLRKWNLIIIGSVPIGRLNGNGLTPPAVVFYNTLEEAQSRATSRAEALLVHIASLQEETSQEILHLAKSLKADAVTVAYGFGTTIAIEALRFAGVRLHRESLGILDIPQIVDDLFQRLHAADFQWTRAPRRFSDSSLLAIASLSPTIACECPRHLAELVMKLSDFETYSDECVSRSPADAALHRHLADVANRARSMIETALERVSRAEGLKIGDEPQENSSENQV, encoded by the coding sequence ATGAACCAAGTAGACGAATCGGAAACGCCGAGATTTCGAAGTGGAGCTGTGGCAAGAAGAGCAAACATGCCCGTCGCAACACTTCGCATATGGGAACGCCGCTACGAAGTTGCGCCGTCGGCTAAAACCGATACGGGCCACCGGCTCTATTCCGAAGAAGATGTAAAGCGCATCGTGTTGCTGAAGGTACTGGTCAACCTCGGTCATGCAATCGGATCCATCGCCAAGCTCAACATCGAACAGCTCAAGGAAATCGCCGGCCACGCTGAAGCTGACATGCGCGGCCCTCCTGGACTCCGGAAGTGGAACTTGATCATCATTGGCAGCGTGCCGATAGGCCGGTTGAACGGAAACGGATTGACCCCCCCCGCTGTCGTGTTTTACAACACGCTGGAAGAAGCCCAATCTCGTGCCACTTCAAGAGCCGAAGCATTGCTGGTGCACATAGCGTCGCTACAGGAAGAAACCTCACAAGAGATCCTGCATCTTGCTAAATCGCTCAAAGCTGACGCAGTCACCGTTGCATACGGATTTGGAACAACCATAGCGATCGAAGCACTTCGCTTTGCGGGCGTCCGGCTGCATCGTGAATCGTTAGGAATATTGGATATTCCCCAGATAGTCGACGACTTGTTTCAGCGTCTACACGCTGCAGATTTCCAATGGACACGGGCGCCGCGTCGTTTCTCCGATAGCTCCTTGCTCGCGATCGCCAGCTTATCACCCACCATAGCTTGTGAATGTCCGCGCCATCTCGCTGAACTCGTGATGAAACTGTCAGATTTCGAAACCTACAGCGACGAGTGCGTATCCAGATCACCAGCCGACGCCGCGCTGCACCGCCATCTTGCCGATGTCGCCAACAGAGCGCGTTCAATGATCGAGACCGCGCTTGAGCGCGTGTCCCGCGCAGAAGGACTCAAAATCGGCGATGAGCCGCAAGAAAATTCGTCTGAAAACCAAGTCTGA
- a CDS encoding EAL domain-containing protein, protein MSTRFDSIKVSSSREGESGCAGCAGTSVGTPDIDFAFQPIVDVDDRLVYAYEALVRGPNGEPAHTVLSQVDDENRYPFDQLCRTTAIARASQIGLDAYLSINFMPNAVYRPEACIRSTFEAAQKYNFPVNHIIFETIEGEHIIDRPHLVNIFSQYKKFGFQTAIDDFGAGYSGLTLLVDFQPDLIKLDMALVRGIDTDSVRQHIARGVLAICRDLGIRVIAEGVETRGERDFFSANGVTLMQGYFFAKPAFQAMPQVSRDAFAL, encoded by the coding sequence ATGAGTACCCGTTTTGATTCGATCAAAGTCAGCAGCAGCCGTGAAGGGGAATCTGGTTGTGCGGGCTGCGCGGGAACCTCAGTTGGTACTCCCGATATTGACTTCGCGTTTCAGCCGATAGTAGACGTCGACGACCGCTTGGTTTACGCGTACGAAGCGCTGGTACGCGGCCCAAACGGGGAGCCGGCACATACTGTTCTGTCGCAAGTTGACGACGAAAACCGATATCCGTTTGATCAGCTGTGCAGAACCACAGCCATTGCACGCGCCTCGCAGATCGGACTCGACGCCTATCTCTCCATTAACTTCATGCCTAACGCGGTGTATCGACCGGAAGCCTGTATTCGGAGCACCTTTGAGGCGGCCCAAAAGTATAATTTCCCGGTCAACCATATTATTTTCGAGACAATTGAGGGAGAGCATATTATTGACCGCCCTCACCTCGTGAACATTTTTAGCCAATACAAAAAGTTTGGGTTCCAAACCGCCATCGACGACTTCGGCGCAGGATATTCGGGCCTGACGTTGCTTGTCGATTTCCAGCCTGATCTGATCAAGCTCGACATGGCACTGGTTCGAGGCATTGACACCGATTCAGTGCGGCAGCACATTGCACGAGGCGTCCTCGCGATTTGTAGAGATCTTGGGATACGGGTGATCGCCGAGGGAGTTGAGACGCGTGGCGAGCGCGATTTCTTTAGCGCCAACGGCGTGACACTCATGCAAGGCTACTTTTTCGCAAAACCGGCGTTTCAGGCTATGCCGCAAGTAAGCCGCGATGCCTTCGCCCTCTGA
- the istA gene encoding IS21 family transposase — translation MANVRLTMRKIREVLRLHFECDRNQREIADAVGASTTTVWHYLRRTRLAGLSWPLPPELLTDDAALEARLYPPPARREPTRGMPDWPTVHREIGRKGVTLDLLWQEYKAQHPDGCGYSWFCKAYQEWAQRLPVTMRQTHVPGQKLFVDYSGKKLGIINPDTGEIREAELFVAALGVSGFTFAELTWTQQLPDWIGSHVRAFAFYDGLVEILVPDNLKSGVHKPGFYDPDINPTYQEMARHYSVAVIPARSKKPRDKPKAELSVLLVQRWVLARLRNQRFFSLGEANRAIAALLSDLNNRPFKKLPGSRRSVFDEIDRPALRPLPEQPYQYAEWKVARIGPDYHVELNQHYYSVPYRYAREQVDVRHTINTVEIFHRGQRIAAHGKSARRRYHTTIDAHMPPEHLALARGWDPERLRNWAADIGPHTAAVIQHLLGARKHPQQSYRTCLGVLRMGKDYGRDRLEAACRRAIDLKAPNYKFIDSTLKNGLDREPEPATDVAREFRIP, via the coding sequence ATGGCAAATGTCAGGTTGACCATGCGCAAAATCAGGGAAGTGCTGCGGTTGCATTTCGAGTGTGACCGCAATCAGAGGGAAATCGCCGACGCGGTCGGTGCCTCGACGACGACGGTGTGGCATTACCTGCGCCGCACGCGGCTGGCAGGGTTGAGCTGGCCGCTGCCACCGGAACTGCTGACAGACGACGCGGCGCTCGAGGCGAGACTGTATCCGCCGCCGGCGCGGCGCGAGCCAACGCGCGGCATGCCGGACTGGCCGACTGTGCATCGCGAGATCGGCAGGAAAGGCGTCACGCTCGATCTGCTGTGGCAGGAATACAAGGCGCAGCATCCGGACGGCTGCGGCTACAGCTGGTTCTGCAAGGCTTACCAGGAATGGGCGCAGCGGCTTCCGGTCACGATGCGGCAAACGCACGTGCCGGGCCAGAAGCTGTTCGTCGACTACAGCGGCAAGAAGCTGGGCATCATCAACCCGGACACCGGTGAAATCCGCGAGGCCGAGCTGTTCGTCGCCGCGCTCGGCGTGTCCGGTTTTACCTTCGCGGAACTCACCTGGACGCAGCAGTTGCCCGACTGGATCGGTTCGCACGTGCGCGCCTTCGCGTTCTATGACGGCCTAGTCGAGATCCTGGTGCCCGACAATCTGAAATCGGGCGTCCACAAGCCGGGGTTCTACGATCCGGACATCAATCCAACCTACCAGGAAATGGCCAGGCATTACTCCGTGGCTGTGATCCCGGCTCGCAGTAAAAAACCGAGGGACAAGCCGAAAGCAGAGCTGTCGGTCCTCCTGGTGCAGAGATGGGTCCTCGCCCGCCTGCGCAACCAGCGCTTCTTCAGCCTGGGCGAGGCTAACCGGGCGATCGCCGCGTTACTGAGCGATCTGAACAACCGGCCCTTTAAGAAGCTGCCTGGCTCACGCCGTAGCGTCTTCGACGAAATCGATCGCCCGGCACTCAGGCCGTTGCCCGAGCAGCCCTATCAGTACGCGGAGTGGAAGGTCGCGCGTATCGGCCCGGACTATCACGTCGAGCTAAATCAGCACTATTACTCGGTGCCGTATCGCTACGCGCGCGAACAGGTTGACGTGCGCCACACGATCAACACCGTCGAGATCTTCCATCGCGGCCAACGCATTGCCGCTCACGGCAAAAGCGCTCGCCGTCGTTACCACACCACGATCGACGCGCACATGCCGCCGGAGCACCTTGCGCTCGCCAGGGGCTGGGATCCGGAGCGGCTGCGCAACTGGGCCGCCGACATCGGCCCGCATACGGCAGCCGTCATCCAGCACCTGCTGGGTGCCCGCAAGCACCCCCAGCAGTCGTATCGCACCTGCCTGGGCGTGCTGCGCATGGGCAAGGACTACGGGCGCGACCGGCTCGAAGCTGCCTGCCGCCGCGCTATCGATCTGAAAGCGCCGAACTACAAGTTCATTGACTCGACGCTGAAGAACGGCCTGGACCGGGAGCCCGAACCCGCTACTGACGTTGCCCGCGAATTTCGGATCCCTTAA
- a CDS encoding RNA polymerase sigma factor, whose translation MKRLPTSLLERIKDNDEVAFQQLYKLAFTPLFRVALRITRKREWAEEVLQEVFFKVWRQAKSYDPELSSPMTWMFTIVRNQSLDMVRRTPRTEALPEDFDCVDTSVDALPEMALQRALEATHLSVCLAHLKPMQRQAIALAYFKGQSHSEIAESLAVPQGTVKSWIRRSLASLGFLLESAELSDDASLCACTQRDLAKRNNIVFPEGRSQ comes from the coding sequence ATGAAGCGGCTGCCGACGAGCCTCCTCGAACGCATAAAGGACAACGATGAGGTAGCGTTTCAGCAGTTGTACAAACTCGCTTTTACCCCCCTCTTCAGAGTGGCGCTGCGTATCACGCGAAAGCGCGAGTGGGCCGAGGAAGTCCTGCAGGAAGTCTTTTTCAAAGTATGGCGTCAGGCAAAATCGTACGATCCTGAGTTATCTTCGCCAATGACCTGGATGTTCACAATCGTTAGGAACCAATCTCTTGACATGGTCCGTCGAACTCCGCGCACCGAAGCACTGCCTGAAGACTTCGACTGCGTTGACACGTCAGTCGACGCTCTTCCTGAAATGGCGCTGCAGCGGGCGCTCGAGGCTACACACCTTTCCGTCTGCCTGGCACATCTGAAACCCATGCAACGGCAGGCGATTGCACTTGCGTATTTCAAGGGCCAGTCGCATTCAGAGATCGCTGAGTCGCTGGCTGTCCCTCAGGGCACAGTGAAATCGTGGATTCGCCGCAGTCTGGCTTCGCTAGGATTTCTATTGGAATCGGCGGAGCTGAGCGACGACGCTTCGCTTTGTGCGTGCACCCAACGCGACCTGGCCAAACGGAACAACATCGTTTTTCCTGAAGGCCGAAGTCAATGA
- a CDS encoding pyridoxamine 5'-phosphate oxidase family protein has translation MLMVSNVNFLKKEPNVTLIQVQCRAWDYLRAGASDGRAPFTVMQAATIGRSSAPSVRNVILRYVYEAEHVIDFYTDVRSEKAAEIRADPRIALVGYDPEGMVQLRLEGVASVLTEGTDKKRAWDASRLRSLVLYRTPVPPGTSIDRPDDAYPAQSDGHDINLAGYQNFCIVRVSLKTLEVLDLSVPAAHKRARYSRTGNEWEGQWIVP, from the coding sequence ATGCTCATGGTGTCTAACGTGAATTTTTTAAAGAAGGAGCCGAATGTGACGCTAATACAGGTTCAATGCCGGGCGTGGGACTATCTCCGCGCGGGAGCTAGCGACGGGAGGGCACCATTCACAGTCATGCAGGCAGCGACGATTGGCAGGAGCAGCGCACCGTCAGTTAGGAATGTTATTTTGCGTTACGTTTATGAGGCGGAGCACGTTATTGACTTCTACACGGACGTCCGATCCGAGAAGGCTGCTGAAATACGCGCCGACCCGCGAATAGCCCTCGTTGGATACGACCCCGAGGGTATGGTCCAGCTTCGTCTGGAAGGCGTTGCATCAGTGCTAACTGAAGGGACGGATAAAAAACGGGCGTGGGACGCGAGCCGTTTGCGCAGTCTTGTTCTCTACCGAACTCCAGTTCCTCCCGGCACGTCTATCGACCGCCCTGATGATGCATACCCCGCGCAATCGGATGGGCACGATATCAACCTCGCTGGCTATCAAAATTTCTGCATTGTTCGGGTCAGCTTGAAAACACTCGAGGTGTTGGACTTGTCAGTGCCCGCTGCCCACAAGCGTGCGCGTTACTCCCGCACCGGAAACGAATGGGAGGGCCAATGGATAGTGCCATGA
- the istB gene encoding IS21-like element helper ATPase IstB — translation MLHHPTVDKVHALRLPGMAAALAEQQSQDGIDQLGFEERLGLLVERESSERDSRQTAARLRRARLKVPDASPEDIDYRTARGLDRALTARLLSGEWLRQRQNLILVGPTGLGNSWLGCAFAIQACRQGFSACYLRVPKLNEELAIAHGSGRYARWLAQLAKTDLVILDDLAMAPLTDSARRDLLEVLDDRHGHRSTLATSQIPVDHWHEAIGEPTVADAILDRLVHNAHRITLAGESLRKTRSRLTAKPQSE, via the coding sequence ATGCTGCATCATCCCACTGTCGACAAAGTGCACGCGCTGCGCCTGCCCGGCATGGCGGCGGCGCTTGCCGAGCAACAGTCCCAGGACGGCATTGACCAGCTGGGCTTTGAAGAACGTCTGGGGCTGCTGGTCGAGCGTGAATCCAGTGAACGTGACTCGCGACAAACGGCGGCCCGGCTGCGCCGGGCCAGACTGAAGGTGCCCGACGCGTCGCCCGAGGACATCGACTATCGCACCGCCCGCGGCCTGGACCGGGCGCTCACCGCCCGACTGCTGAGCGGTGAGTGGCTTCGGCAGAGGCAGAACCTGATCCTGGTTGGCCCGACCGGGCTCGGCAACAGTTGGCTGGGTTGCGCCTTCGCCATCCAGGCGTGCCGCCAGGGGTTCTCCGCCTGCTATCTGCGCGTGCCGAAACTGAACGAGGAACTGGCGATCGCACACGGCAGCGGGCGCTACGCGCGGTGGCTCGCACAACTTGCAAAGACGGATCTCGTGATTCTCGACGATCTGGCAATGGCGCCTCTGACCGATTCCGCGCGGCGCGATCTGCTTGAGGTTCTTGACGACCGTCACGGGCACCGTTCCACGCTCGCTACCTCCCAGATCCCGGTGGACCACTGGCATGAGGCGATCGGCGAACCCACCGTCGCCGACGCGATCCTTGACCGGCTAGTGCACAACGCTCATCGCATCACGCTCGCGGGCGAATCGCTACGCAAGACGCGCAGTCGATTGACCGCAAAGCCGCAGTCCGAGTAA
- a CDS encoding AMP-binding protein, which translates to MTKIDVLLEPMPKWWEQRDCMQRFVLDLIVSELALLRPGSPVALPPDGIAPLRLVEDLGVDSLELLSIAGALAEALHLHESGIEDYLLARPTADDWVDVCQRGLRSYSAALTFRTSGSTGTAKRCTHSLANLWQEVREIAPLFSERQRILTAVPSHHIYGFIFTILLPHALGISDLPVAELRGSSPALLARGSRDGDLIIGHPEYWKSASRALRSIPGSIEGVTSTGPCPSEVCEKLLVSGLGALLQIYGSSETAGVGWRKNAAEPYKLFSYWARTHRDSEQFVRTEAAGDKTYFSCPDLLKWVDDRSFYPVGRADGAVQIAGTNVFASKVQRVLLEHPGIADATVRLMRPDEGGRLKAFVVPHDPCGIVELRATLDVWFRDRLTSIEVPRAITFGPSLPTNGLGKITDWIIT; encoded by the coding sequence ATGACTAAGATTGATGTCTTGCTAGAGCCCATGCCAAAGTGGTGGGAACAACGTGACTGCATGCAGCGGTTCGTTTTGGATCTGATTGTGTCGGAGCTTGCGTTGCTCCGCCCCGGCAGCCCAGTCGCCCTCCCACCAGATGGCATTGCGCCACTACGCTTGGTTGAAGACCTAGGCGTGGATTCGCTTGAGCTGCTTTCAATTGCGGGGGCGTTAGCCGAAGCGTTGCACCTCCACGAATCGGGGATTGAAGACTATCTCCTGGCGCGTCCGACCGCAGACGACTGGGTTGACGTCTGTCAACGAGGGTTACGTTCTTACTCTGCCGCGCTCACTTTCAGAACATCCGGCAGCACTGGAACCGCCAAGCGATGTACCCATTCGCTTGCTAACCTGTGGCAAGAAGTCAGAGAAATTGCCCCCCTGTTTTCTGAGCGCCAGCGCATTTTGACCGCTGTGCCGAGTCATCATATCTACGGCTTCATTTTTACGATTCTGCTGCCGCATGCGCTCGGCATTTCGGATTTACCAGTAGCAGAACTTCGAGGTAGCTCCCCTGCATTATTGGCACGCGGGTCTCGGGACGGCGATCTGATCATCGGACATCCGGAATATTGGAAGAGCGCGAGCAGAGCGCTTCGCTCGATTCCGGGCTCGATCGAAGGTGTCACATCCACCGGTCCGTGCCCGAGCGAAGTATGCGAGAAGCTTCTAGTTTCCGGATTGGGGGCGCTATTGCAAATATATGGTAGCTCGGAGACTGCTGGAGTAGGTTGGCGTAAGAATGCCGCCGAACCGTACAAACTATTTTCGTACTGGGCGCGCACTCACCGCGATTCCGAGCAATTTGTGCGTACTGAAGCGGCCGGCGACAAAACCTATTTTTCATGCCCAGACTTGCTGAAGTGGGTCGATGACCGATCGTTCTATCCGGTTGGGCGAGCGGATGGCGCTGTTCAAATAGCAGGCACCAATGTCTTTGCGTCAAAAGTCCAACGGGTACTCTTGGAGCATCCAGGAATCGCCGACGCCACGGTGAGACTGATGCGCCCTGACGAAGGCGGAAGACTCAAGGCTTTTGTCGTGCCACATGACCCGTGCGGGATCGTCGAATTGCGTGCGACTCTTGACGTGTGGTTCCGCGATCGGTTGACTTCGATAGAAGTTCCTAGAGCAATAACGTTCGGTCCGTCACTACCAACGAACGGGTTGGGCAAAATCACGGATTGGATCATCACTTGA
- a CDS encoding DUF3429 domain-containing protein, with translation MDHWPANWCRRWTRSASTHGESVTPLPTTNTALPRSLGYAGLIPFVGLALLVHTSGSHLNFLRHALLAYGACIVSFVGAVHWGIGISTSSKNRPGLGWSVVPSIAAWVALSIDKSGSLVAMAAVLVGCLAADLRFYKAGELPRWYFQMRISLTTIGALSLIAGML, from the coding sequence ATGGATCACTGGCCAGCAAATTGGTGTCGACGGTGGACACGGAGCGCTTCAACACACGGTGAAAGCGTGACCCCTTTGCCGACCACCAATACCGCACTCCCCAGATCACTGGGCTATGCCGGGCTCATTCCGTTCGTTGGCCTGGCGTTGCTCGTGCATACGTCTGGTTCACACCTGAATTTTCTCAGGCACGCATTACTCGCCTACGGGGCGTGCATTGTGTCTTTTGTTGGCGCTGTGCACTGGGGAATCGGGATTTCGACGTCAAGCAAGAACCGTCCTGGCCTTGGATGGAGCGTTGTGCCCTCGATAGCAGCGTGGGTCGCACTGAGCATCGACAAATCGGGATCGCTTGTCGCGATGGCGGCCGTACTCGTAGGGTGTCTCGCGGCAGACTTGAGATTTTACAAGGCAGGCGAGCTACCACGCTGGTATTTTCAAATGCGCATTTCACTCACCACGATCGGCGCACTCTCTTTAATTGCCGGAATGTTATGA
- a CDS encoding sensor domain-containing diguanylate cyclase produces MTDTANSLEAEHEALLSFMYLSPVGIIRSNGSGNVDMLNPLAVQLLMPLVGSQGIGNIFESLSNVAPELRNLVSSYQATRGPVCEGHRIFLTPSREHAIVLSCSIIKINSDMLMTVLTDISRQVEAERHARQNEAWLSGIYTSVNDFAFFTLDALGNIDSWNTSVEQVTGYSSSEVIGRPLSLFYARDEVDPYRFPEHIALTREEGWHVQDSRCQAKSGIRFHAQMLVAVLREDSGEFAGYSVVLRDISERKITTDELTRLLTTDHLTGAANRAHFFKVAETEIARSIRNGQPLSFLMMDADHFKRINDTFGHPAGDDVLKKIVAEAKRHLRTGDVMARLGGEEFGVMLPATGHQDAMEIAERVRAAIEATTIQTTLGDSQLTVTVSLGCASLGQSVSTMNELLATADRALYAAKAAGRNRVVGS; encoded by the coding sequence TTGACCGACACTGCTAACTCGCTTGAGGCTGAACACGAAGCGTTGCTCTCGTTCATGTACCTGTCTCCAGTCGGCATCATTCGCAGCAACGGATCGGGGAACGTTGACATGCTCAACCCGCTCGCTGTTCAACTCTTGATGCCTCTCGTCGGATCACAAGGCATCGGCAATATCTTCGAAAGCCTCAGCAACGTTGCACCTGAATTACGCAACCTGGTCTCAAGCTATCAGGCAACTCGTGGTCCTGTTTGCGAAGGGCATCGAATTTTTCTGACACCTTCCCGGGAACACGCCATTGTACTGTCGTGCTCGATCATCAAGATCAACTCAGATATGTTGATGACGGTTCTCACCGATATCTCACGCCAAGTCGAAGCTGAGCGACACGCACGGCAGAATGAAGCGTGGCTCTCCGGAATTTACACAAGCGTCAACGATTTTGCGTTCTTCACACTCGACGCATTGGGCAACATCGACAGTTGGAATACGTCAGTCGAACAAGTGACGGGCTATTCTTCGAGCGAGGTGATCGGCCGACCTCTTTCACTCTTCTATGCCCGCGACGAAGTTGATCCCTACCGTTTTCCGGAACACATCGCGCTCACCCGAGAAGAGGGTTGGCATGTCCAAGACAGCCGTTGTCAAGCAAAATCCGGCATTCGTTTTCATGCTCAAATGCTGGTAGCAGTGCTACGAGAGGACAGCGGCGAGTTTGCCGGTTATTCCGTCGTTTTGCGTGATATATCCGAGCGCAAAATCACCACGGACGAGCTCACACGCCTGCTCACGACTGATCATCTGACCGGGGCGGCAAACCGTGCACATTTTTTTAAAGTCGCCGAGACAGAAATCGCGCGCTCGATCAGGAACGGTCAACCTCTTTCATTTTTAATGATGGACGCAGATCATTTCAAGCGCATCAACGATACGTTCGGTCATCCTGCAGGCGATGACGTCCTAAAAAAGATCGTCGCAGAAGCAAAGCGACACCTTAGAACAGGCGATGTAATGGCAAGGCTTGGCGGTGAGGAATTCGGGGTTATGCTACCCGCGACGGGCCACCAAGACGCTATGGAAATCGCGGAGCGTGTGCGCGCTGCGATTGAGGCCACAACCATTCAAACCACGCTCGGTGATTCACAGCTGACGGTCACTGTGAGCCTTGGATGTGCCTCGCTTGGTCAATCGGTGAGCACGATGAATGAGTTACTGGCTACTGCCGACCGTGCGCTTTATGCAGCAAAGGCAGCTGGACGAAACAGAGTTGTCGGAAGCTAA
- the pyp gene encoding photoactive yellow protein, producing the protein MRKVTFGLSDIDNALSKLSPKELDSLAFGAIELDASGTVLKYNAAEGAITGRSPASVIGKNFFKDVAPCTATPAFKGVFDAGVKSGNLSTMFEYVFDYQMKPTKVKIHMKTAINGGSYWVFVKRL; encoded by the coding sequence TTGCGGAAAGTAACGTTCGGACTATCAGACATCGACAACGCATTAAGCAAGCTATCCCCCAAGGAGCTTGATAGTCTGGCGTTTGGAGCAATCGAACTCGATGCGTCAGGTACCGTCTTAAAATACAACGCAGCGGAAGGTGCGATCACCGGTAGATCGCCGGCAAGTGTCATCGGGAAAAACTTTTTCAAAGACGTAGCTCCTTGTACCGCTACGCCAGCATTTAAGGGTGTTTTCGATGCTGGAGTTAAGAGCGGAAACCTCAGCACGATGTTCGAATATGTCTTCGATTACCAGATGAAGCCTACAAAAGTAAAAATTCATATGAAAACTGCTATCAATGGCGGATCGTACTGGGTTTTCGTTAAGCGCCTATAG
- a CDS encoding SDR family NAD(P)-dependent oxidoreductase — METVWITGATGAIGSALARRLDARGVNVVLSARDSGKLEALAAELSPGALSVVADATDASSSPNVLKIAEERFGPVTGLAHCVGSILIKPLHLTTPEELDTTTKQNYLSAWHVLRAFVIAQLKHREHASAVLVGTVATRSGFANHEAIAGAKAAVAALAATAAATYAERNIRINCVHPSLTASAISAKFTRTTEAAERMAKLNPMGRLGTGDDTAALIEFLLSKDAGWITGQQIGVDGGHGALQHTVKA, encoded by the coding sequence ATGGAAACGGTCTGGATCACGGGCGCGACAGGGGCAATAGGGTCAGCGCTAGCGCGTCGTCTTGATGCGCGGGGCGTCAACGTCGTGCTGAGCGCGCGCGATTCAGGCAAGCTCGAAGCGCTTGCCGCTGAACTTAGCCCCGGGGCCCTTAGCGTCGTCGCAGATGCGACCGATGCCTCTTCATCCCCGAACGTTCTCAAGATCGCAGAAGAACGCTTTGGACCCGTGACCGGGCTCGCGCACTGCGTGGGTTCGATCCTGATCAAGCCGCTTCATCTCACCACTCCTGAAGAGCTCGACACTACAACGAAACAGAACTATTTGAGCGCGTGGCATGTGCTACGCGCGTTTGTCATCGCACAATTGAAACATCGCGAACACGCAAGTGCGGTCCTTGTTGGTACGGTGGCGACGAGATCCGGATTTGCCAATCACGAGGCTATTGCAGGCGCAAAAGCAGCAGTTGCGGCGCTCGCGGCGACCGCAGCAGCGACGTATGCCGAACGAAACATCCGCATTAATTGCGTGCACCCTAGTCTCACAGCGTCTGCCATCTCGGCGAAATTCACGCGGACAACGGAGGCGGCTGAGCGGATGGCAAAGCTCAATCCGATGGGACGGCTGGGCACCGGCGACGACACGGCGGCACTTATCGAATTCCTGCTCAGTAAGGACGCGGGATGGATCACTGGCCAGCAAATTGGTGTCGACGGTGGACACGGAGCGCTTCAACACACGGTGAAAGCGTGA
- the folE gene encoding GTP cyclohydrolase I, with amino-acid sequence MDQLVHDLSDTLLDENPAPAYPDEGVPLSQRIRSRLTDAGVRYHANDNIAPYLRAGELDLLQQEVASKMKDVLRSLVIDLEADHNSRDTAQRVAKMFIREVFAGRYEAAPPLTEFPNVEHINELLIVGPLRVRGACSHHLCPIMGRIWIGVMPNENSNLIGLSKYARLIDWVMKRPQIQEEAVSQIADLLEQKLKPDGLAVVLEADHFCMHWRGVKDDQSKMVNSIMRGSFRRDPALRNEFLTLLPQRD; translated from the coding sequence ATGGATCAACTCGTGCACGATCTTTCCGATACTCTACTCGATGAGAACCCGGCGCCGGCCTACCCGGATGAGGGGGTACCGCTTTCGCAGCGAATCAGGAGCCGGTTGACCGATGCCGGCGTGCGTTATCACGCAAACGACAACATCGCGCCCTACCTCAGAGCGGGCGAGCTCGACCTTCTTCAGCAAGAAGTAGCGAGCAAGATGAAGGATGTGTTGCGCTCGTTGGTCATAGATCTTGAGGCAGATCACAATTCACGTGACACGGCACAGCGGGTCGCAAAAATGTTTATTCGCGAAGTCTTCGCGGGCCGTTACGAGGCTGCGCCGCCACTGACGGAATTCCCCAATGTCGAACATATAAATGAATTGCTGATCGTAGGTCCGCTTCGGGTCCGGGGCGCGTGCTCCCATCATCTCTGCCCGATCATGGGCCGGATCTGGATTGGTGTGATGCCAAACGAAAATTCGAATCTAATCGGCTTATCAAAGTACGCGAGGTTGATCGACTGGGTGATGAAGCGACCGCAAATTCAGGAGGAAGCCGTTTCGCAAATTGCCGACCTTCTGGAACAAAAGCTGAAGCCGGACGGACTCGCAGTCGTTCTTGAAGCAGACCACTTTTGCATGCATTGGCGCGGGGTCAAGGATGATCAATCGAAAATGGTTAATAGCATCATGCGCGGCTCCTTTCGTCGAGACCCGGCGCTAAGGAATGAATTTCTGACTTTGCTTCCCCAGCGCGACTAG